The following nucleotide sequence is from Diospyros lotus cultivar Yz01 chromosome 3, ASM1463336v1, whole genome shotgun sequence.
ttaccaaagttgttttatttcttgattgtatttttttttttttgtaatgggaaaaaatattacaatatttcactaatttcaaaatgtatttaatagtatactagcattaaattattttaatttaactaaaaattattttatgaataaaatattttttctcaaaattttaaagtaaacgcgttttcagttttcagttttcaaaaacaatttcTCAGAttgacaaagagaatgcgtttttaaaaatctcaaaacaaaaactcaaaacacaaaactcaaaatgaattcaaaactcaaaactcaaaaataaaacacaaagagaacaccacctaactTTCCTAAGATCAGGGCttcaatattttgattttctttttcctaaagGGGAGTGTATACATCCAATGATTTTGGGCTACCTGAGAGGGAAAGCTTTTGAGTTGACAGATTGGGTAGATCCAAAAATCACAACCCCTATCTTGATAAGGCGAATTGGATTGGCCAAATTATCAACATGGCATCCGTTCAACTAGTCATATAAGTTGGCCATACACTACATTACAGAAGTTGTCCAAATTACAACACAGATACAGGCCTGAGATTTGAAATGGCGGGAGCTATAGAGAACAAGTGGCCAACTCTGAAGAACGAGGAATAAGTGTGTTATGAAACAATGCTCTTTTAACACACAACAGGTAAACAAAATTTCTAGCATCAAGTTCAACAAAATTAACTCTTAAACCTATGTAGCTACTTACTAAGGTCCAATACAAATTACAACTATAGCTGGTGATTACTACTGAAACGCCCACAAAGATCTGGTAGGTCTTGAATAAGAATAATGCACTTGTGCCACCAACATCACAAAAGATTTTATAATGAGGATTTCCCTGTTAGGTAACAGGTGAGCTCAAAAACACCGATCGGCTCTACTTGTTATATTATCTGAGAAATGTCGGAAGAAAACAGACTTCATTGATGAGGCAATGCATCGTCTAGAGTATGATCACGATTCACTTATCAAAGAATGCAACTGTTCTCGGAACATTGAAATCTTCTCTGCTTCAACAGCCATGACTAAACCCATCAACTTGTAATTCTTCAGCTGCAAGTGCAATTATACTAATTCCATTATTCCAGCAATGACTTGCAACAATAAATGCAAAGAACAAGGCAAGCTATTGGAGCTTCAGAGCTGTTAGATTGTCTAAGTTTGGACATAATTCATTATCTAAACAAGCCAAGCCACATTTATCCATATAACCCCATGTTTGACCTGCCTTGAGCTTATCAACTTTTTGAGCTCTGCTCAAACTTAGCAAGCTAAGCATACAACAAAGCACGTACAATAACTATGCCACTCAAGTTTGACTCTGATTTACTCATTAAATGCCCTTTGATATTGACTCACAAAGTGAAGTGAACATATAAAGTTCAAACATGCTTGAGCAAGCCACCACTTGGCTGGCTTGATATGCATTCTAAATATAAGGAATTAATTTCCCATAATTTTGACTTACACTTGCTGATTTGAACATTTTCTTGTTGCCCTTGTCCAAAATAAAGATGCAAAATCTCACATGCTCAGAAAAATAGAGCATCTAAAAGTAaacaaaatagaataataaaGACAACAATTCGATGCAAAAGAATTCATGCCTAGTTTGATTCATGGTGCATTCAATGAGTCACGCAGAGAGTAAATATTATACAAgctaaaaaaattgtaattgtaATCGTAGAATCATAATAGTTGCTTTAATAACACCAATGCCATCAACTAGCAAATACCTCTTCGTTTGCAAGTTGCTCAATGCGCAATGGGAACTTAAAGGACCAGGAACTGAGCTGAAATTAATTGAAGACCCAATCAGGAGCGTAATTGTAGGTAAGTTGCAAATCAAGTGGACCAGGAAAACCCACGCACATGCTTAAAAAACAACCCCAAATACCTGGTAAAAGATTTCATCCTCTGCCTTAATAAATATTGTAGCCTCCTTACTGCTGCCTTttgctgcatttttttttccaccATTCATATGCTGTAGATTGAAtaatgaaacaaaaaagaaagaaaaagggaaaaatgttGAAGCTAACATATCATACGAGAAGCaattataaatcaaaatgaaaataggTAAATTCCCATTTAAGCACCTCATAGATTCTAGTTAGCAATAGATAGTGCTTTAAGCAAAAGGACCTCCTGAGCTCCTCCGTTCGCTATAAAAAGAGGGAGAATAATACATAAGCTTTTTGATAAAATTGCAGCAAGTaaacatgagagagagagagaaggggattggggggaggggggaggggaGCGGGAGATTTTCTGCCAAGCTCACCCACTGACATAGTTTCTTGACTAACCTCATCTTCTGTCGCCCaggagatttcatcaaagagcgCATCATAAAGAGGTGGCAGGAGCTGGGGAGGGAGATTGACAACACGCTGAGAGACCAAAAGCCCCACACTCTGCATTTGCTCTTTGAAGAAGGATCTCAAGTTACCGAGTATATCCTTGTCCTTGCATACTTTAAGTAAGAAGTCTGTGAGTTCCTTAATACATTTATGATCCTGGTCAAGAAAAACCCATGCTATTTGAATATGTACAAGTGTGTTAGAacatttgtactagattagtGAAATAGATATCAGgaaaatttatgtaaaataatgtTGTTTATGTCCTGTTTAGTTGGTTAGGAAAAGTCTTCTAAAAGGATTGTTTCTAGAAGGACAGTTGGTCGATTGTTATGTGTAACGGTCAGTTAGGGGGGCgtttattttctgttattgtAACTCCTGCCCTATGGCTTATACATAGGGGTCAGGAGGGGCTgttgtgatattttttatctataatagatgatttctctagAATGCTGTGCATATGTGTCCTAAAGTCTAAGGATAACACATTTGAAACCTTTAGGGCATGGAAGATTATGATAGAGAACCAGAAAGGCAGGAAAATCAAGCAAATAAGAACTGATAACAGattagaattttgtaataagaATTTCAACCAAATATGTAAAAATGGTGGGATTACGAGACACCTAACTGCACCCGGAAACCCTAGGCAAAATGGCATTGCAAAAAGGATGAACAAACCCTCTTAGAATGGGTTAGATGCATGTTGTCCTATGCTCATTTGCCTAAAACCTTTTGGGGGGAAGCTATCACGATAGCAACCCATGAAATAAATAGGTCTCCCTCCGCAACAATAAACTTCCTAACCCCATATGAAAGGTGGGGACAGGGCATAAACCAAGCCTAGACCACCATAAAGTGTTCAGATGCCTTgcctatgctcatgtgaagcaaGGCAAATTAGAGACTAGGGCCAAGAAATGCTTGTTTATAGGTTATCCATCGGGTGTCAAAGCCTACAAACTATGAAATTTAGAACCAGAAGAACCAATAACCATAGTCACaagagatgtgacatttgaGGAGGAGTCTACCACAAAATTAGCAAATGATAAATCACAACATGATAACGAACAAAATACAGAGTCTGTTCAGGTGGAGATCACTGGAATCACCCCTTATAACTCCCAAGAACCATCTGATGTGAATCATGATATCTCTTAACCAAGGTAAGATGAAGACCAGGACATAGAATCCTCCAAATTTGAAGGGATGAGGACGACATCGATGTAGACTCTAGCTTAGGGGATCAACCTAATCCAGACAAGTATAGTGTAGCAAGAGACCAACAGCCTAGAAACCGTAGGCTACCACAAAGATACGGTTATTCTTACCTAGTTGCATATGCCCTAACTAGTGCAACTGAAACTATAGGCGAAGAACCCCTCACTTATGAAGAAGCAGTGTCCTCTAAGGATGCTAATAAACGACTGGAAGCCATGAGATCAGAAAtagcattacaaatatataaaatgaaggCCAAGCCAACCCATACAAGATAGTGGAAAAGTGAAGGCCAAGCCAATGTGTAGGTAGGTCTCAAtttgagactgaaccaggataatcttaTGGTGTTCTTGATTCTGATTTCTGTTCTTTAATACTGTGTTTTGTAATTCCTGTTGTCGTGAGTGTTTGTGAGTCTCTATCCGTGACTTAGTAAGTGTGAATGTCCTAGAGAGTGTTGTGTTTCTACTCTAACAAAGTGGGATGATGGATCATGGATGTTCCAAATAGAAGCCTAACATTGACTACATGTCAAAGACATGCTAAAAGTTTAAGGGGAAGAAAGTGTCATTTAACTTATGTAGAGACTTTTATGCTCCTTCATATAAGGTACAGATGCAACTCTCTGAAGCAAAATTGGCACATACTAGCCATTACACAAATTTATAGACATGTTAAGCAACTAAGAAGCAATGACATGTAAACTTTAAGAGAATATGTTGCTTGCCTTATATCTTCCCAAGTTAAGAGCGGTAACGACAGAGTATGGTGTATCCTCTTCCTCTGTTTTAACAATTGTCCCTACTGTTGTTTGGCTTAATATTAGGTCCGCAAAACCACTTATATCCCATTCCCGATGATCAAGGTATGTCATCAACAGACCCTTTACTCCGTGGAAGTCATCAGATTTTGGATCAAAGAAAGCAAAATCCGCCTGAATAGTTCCCTTCAGAAACACAGAATAGACTTCCGTAAGTAATAAATGGTAAACATAAATAGATAAGAATTAGCATAAATTACTGAAACTACCAGAAGAAAGGTCCAAATATGGTCCTATTGATGTTGGAGCAAATTATGAGTGCTTACTTCGAACTCTTCTTCGTCAGAAGATCCATATGGTTCCCTCTTATCCATGCCAACCTTATGGTTGACTTTGCCACCTAGAGATTTGATTTTGAACAttctatcaaaaaaattaaaatcaaataaaacaatccaATTCCTAAAGAAATTTTGCAAGTCAGTCATTCTCTAACGTGTAGGCCATTAAGTTCCAAAGAAACAACAAGGATGGAAGCCAGGAAGAGTGCCAGAGAACAATCATACCTGAAGAACTGGGGGAAGATTTTTGGTGGAACTTTCGGTTCTGGATCTGCCGCTTGACCTTATAAGCAGATGCCAATCTAGCAATTGAACGACAAAAAGGAGAGAATATGGAAGGATGGGGCTTAAATACTTGGCGGGGCCTTGACTTCGGCAGCATTTTGGGAATTTGTGGCAATTTGAAAGCATGCACAGAATTTAAGGTCCTTGACAATGAGCAAAAATGTGATGTTCGAAACCAACTAAACTGTTCTGATGTCTGTCAAAAAAATTTGCATGGAGCAAGTATTGTTTCAAGTACTTTGGGCCATTGAAAGCATAGGAAACAAAAAAGCATGCAATGCACATACCCACAACTGCAAGCTAGGTTGCAAAAATTGCAATACAGGCATATcagggaaagagagaaaaatcattcaattgaaattttagaattatGAGAAAGATTCTTTGGGCAACAAATAGTTGAATTGGAGAACTCCAGTCACTGGCGTCTGGGACGTCAGTCAGTTGGCCGGAGAAGAGAGAAGGGACTGTCGAACAAGAGGAAGGAAGGGCGAGCCGACAAACGACGCGTGCTGGCCGGAAGAGAGGAGGAGACGCAAGCGTAGGTGGCTGCTAGGATTTGCTAAACCAAGACTGCCCTTGTGATCCCGAAAGCAGTCCCAAATCCAATTTGGATTCAAGTCAGGGGCATGCCAGTGCCATGCCAAGAAGATTAAGGAAGGGgtattaatgtaatttaaaatcGAAATCAGAGTGTCATCTAAAAACTTTTGGGAAATTCTATCCACAACCCACACTTAATATCCTTCAACTACCCTGCATTAAAAACTCTTTATTACCCTTCTAGCAGccacttttccttctttcttatttACTCTCTACTACCATTTCTTCGATCACTTGCAGCAATTTTTTCCGATCACTTGCAGTCATTTTCCCTCTCTTATTCTCTTCTATTTTCCTCTATACAatgaatgattatataaaaatgtcGATGACATAGGAAGAGTTCTATGAAGAAGATGACAATGTGGCTGCTGGCTGCCTCGCGAGAAAATGCTCGACGAAACCGGGATCGCCAGACCTCAGTCAGGGATGGGTGGTtgtgtaatgccccgctttccCGAGCGCgttttataacttgggacaattccgagacaatatttttttttttctttcaaactaatgctaaaccatatcattcctcgaaatcgtcccaaaattcccatctctttatctcgaaagagaatcattatacacatcaaatgcgaaagcaatgatcgaaacctgatatattaacattgatcataaatcaattcttacatctttattaaccataaggatatacatcaacatttctcaaaacgttcagaattcaaaatggcagaacttaaataaatgggatacataacatacattcaattcttcatgcactctgctaagtgccatttcatgcctcatttatacTCATatctacaatctccatctggaatgtttgaatattccaaggggcaaagcccaagttagatgatgaaccatctaagtaagggtacataatgctacaTCATATGTGTAtacaatgtctttcatcgtaggtgtcaactgcaccccttatgCTACCTACCGTTCTAACGGTCACATCTTTCAAAGCCGGGGTGTCTGGGAGCACCCTTGGTAAaatagcggtgccagttcgtactccctacggcctcaatgcgtgtgatcaatgacatcaacgtgtatttatgcatttcatagtcatgtcatgtatgcagtctacgtgatgagtacatatcagagtatgtcaatatgatgaaaacatttttgacgaacatgaatcacttacaaatcaatcattttacataaaactaactttaattgggaagtaccacttatcttctcaagcttatcgggctacctcaatATTCGCGTCTAtctcgaaattcgtgcatcaattcgatttgcgtgccaacctcaaaatttgcacaagtcacttcaacttaaacctcaaagcatcttaatcaccataattatttaaataaacattaaaacctatttttccataatttctggcattttctttaatttcctttctatttcttcctaattttcctcaataaatccaaactaaatatttctaaaatattttctcaaatatttcactacaacaattcataaaataatatttctggatttctggaattttctagggaattttacttaccttaacttagcttctttggcttcctcggtatgcgtgccatatcctcaaaatgcgtgcccgaGCTACTTTTCTCGCCAAAAACTCCGGAATATTAATAAAccactattttctattttttgatatttttcctatttttcttcttttgttttcttttcttttttttttcttttcttttcttccctccctcattcttcttcttcctcttctcccgCGCGACCTGCGTCTCCCGTGCGCCTGCACCTTGCTCCAGCCGCCGCATGGCCCTCCGTCGACCTCCACCTGGCCCTCCGCCGACCGCCTCGAACTCGCCGAACCTTGGCGTCGCACACGCCCGCCGCTGGCTGTTGCTTGCGACCACGGTTGGTTGTTGGCTCGGCACAACCGCCTGCTGCCATGGCCACACCAGCTTCCTCTGGCCGTCTCTCAAGCCTCCACTGGTCACCAACGAACCTGGATGGGCCACCCTCCGCCCGGTTGTCCTGGCTGCCTAGCCGCTGAAGCTCGCGCACGGAAGCTTGTTGTGCGGCCAACCTGGGCCGCCTTCGACCTTCTTGCATCGACTCCAACTCCTACCTCGATCGCCTGGATGCCTGGTCGTTGCCTTCGCCTTCCATCTTGCTGCAACTCTCAGTAATGGGCTTCCATTCGTGGCTGCCTTCTTCATTTCCATtcctttcttccctttctttctctctctctcactgatTTCTTCTGCCAAGCTTTCCAATTCTTCTTCCTATTTATAACTAAGGAagcttggccaccactccaGCAAACTTGGCGTATGAAACACTCAATTTGCTGCCATCCCCCTCTgcaacttggccaccaagctTGCGCGCACAGccacacatacatataaatacatatatatttatatattacactttaaattaaaagaatttacgcattaaacctcaattttatcataatatcacttgggtaattttcttattgcaaccgTGCCCTCAAACATcgattaaatttgcattttaatgccgaaaacacaaaattaataacttcaaagttactcgataaggGCGATTTTGCCCCAGCGTCCTCatcgggctatcgtttcatcccaaaaccactgaagggttgtttattacgaaaaatcgaagcccccctagggttccgttgatttttcgggagtctcctatgACGATTCAGTTTTATAGCCTAAAtgacagttgtattttagctgtaccgaaaactattcccgatctgatttctttcgataccataaatcctaactcgGAACGCATATCGagactatatcattttccttagacaatttcactccaaggcattccctacaATTGATTCGGTAGTTATAATtgttatcaaactaatttttcggtattctaaacttatcgaaattacgtggcaaactcatacaaacatggggtattacaggttGGGGTAAGGGATGGGCGGGCGGGCGGTTGAGAAACCCGCCCATCCCTGACTGAGGATCCCGGTTCCGTCGAGCATTTTCTCGCGAGGCAGCCAGCAGCATCAGTAACCCATTTCATTTACGAacccaaaattacaaataaaatggCGTACCAGAACATCTACGAgctgttgttgttgctgttcATTGTCATCTACGAGCTATTGTTATTCATTGTCATCTTCATAGAACTCTTCCCATGTCATCGACGTTTTTATATAATCATCCATTGTATAGAGGAAAATATAAGAGAATGAGAAACGAGAAATGGCTACAAGTGATCAGAAAAAATTATTGCAAGTGATCGGAGAAATGGATGTCGAGAGTaaataagaaagaaggaaaaatgactGTCAAAACGGTAATAAAGGGTTTTTAACGCAAGGTAGTTAAAGGATATTAAGTATGGGCTGTGGAGAAAAATAATGTGGATTGTGGATAGAATTTTCCAAAAGTTTTTAGATGACACTctgatttatgttttaaattacattaatacCCATTCCTTAATCTTTTTGGCATGGCATTGGCACACCCCTAACTTGAATCCAAATTGGATTCGGGCCTGCTTTTAGAGTCACAAGGGCAGTCTTCGTTTGGCAAACCCTAGCAGCCGCCTACACCTGCGTATCCTTTTCTTCTCCAGCCAGTAGCCGTCGTCCGTCGACTCGCCCTTCCTTCCTCTCGTCTGGCAATCCCTTCTCTCTTCTTAGGCCAACTGACTAGCATCCCAGACGTCGGTGACTGGAGTTCTCCAATTTAACTATTTGTTGCCCAAAGATTCTCAAACCTCTCAATCACACGGTTGTTAATTCCTCCAAGCTTGTAAATGAGATGGCTAGTTGTGGTGGACTTTCCAGAGACCACATGGCCGATGACAACTATGTTGATATGAAACTTCTCCTTTCCCATTATAAACTAATAGAACCAAACTACAATAGATAActcgggaaaaaaaaaattaaagcataCAATTCAGAAACCATGAAACAGGTACACCCATGCCAGAAATATACATtcaaaatagatagaaaataagTGAGCAAGTACTCTGAATGAACTCTAGAAAGCTTTAGTAAGATATATTTTTCACATTGACTTCACAGGTCAATGAGTCAAATTCATCTCTTCATGCTCACCCATCCGCATAACAAGCATCCAAATACACAAACACTAATACAATAAAGTAGGAAACTGACAACAACACAGCCCAAGTATACATATCAAacaatttactaaaaaatatcaGACAGTTTGAACATACAATTTACTAAAAATTACATGCGAACACTTTTTACCATGAAGATCGAATCCTAATAAAGACGAAAACATCATAGACAACAGTTCACAACCAGCCAACAAATAACCCAGTTCAAGAACATCTGGAAAGCATCAAAACATAACATGAATATCTGCAAGTTATCGCACAGGATCTGAGCGGCGACTAGACAGCCAACTTAATCTACTGATATCCACGAATATAAGCACCCTGTCTACAGCCCCGAGTAAAAACCGAACAGATCTACGCATATAAGCAACAGATCGGACACACAACTAAACCATGCGAACAATGACCCCATAATTCAACATACAATGAGTAATGATTCGATGAATAGGCAAACAAATCCAAATACTAGTGTTCATCTCCATACGAAGTTAGACTGTGAGTGAAAAAAACATAGAGAAAGAGCTTATACCTCGCAGGAGAAGAGCCTTGAGCAGCAAGCGGCGAAACCCTAgcacggagagagagagagagagagagagagagaaacgaggCTGAGCTTGCGAGCTGAGTCCGTCTTGCAGCCAATTGATACTTCGAAGGAGGCCAGGGTTTTAGAGGGATTAGGATTCTTGGTTAAGTACCTCAATCTCCCTAGGAGACCGAAATTAAGGTTTTCTCCAATTCTTACTAGTCGCCCAAGTACGGATTGGACTCGCTATTCtattaaaagtataattaaaaaaagtatttttatttcatgaatttttttattctctactccgataaaattgtttttttatgaatttttttattctccaaaaaaaaaatttcaaataattggTAATGTGTGTGAGAATAAAATCAATGTATTATCaacaaataacaatattttgaattaaaaaattaaaaaaaataaatatattttaagttaatataGTGTGAGGTTAAACTAGAGTAAAGAGATTATAAATTGCTAGTGGAGCTAACTAATGGGGAGCCAAAGGGAGAtaacaagagagaaaaaaggattttcaattttggagaCAAAAGAATGAAGGTAGAGTGGATGTTAATGAATATCAAGGCATGCAATAGGGAATTGGGGTTAGCTTTCTCCTCCTTAAATTATTTGGCTATTTGTACTGACATTTTCTAATATCTCTAGAAAACTCCAATAAGGATAACTGGTAAGACTTTAGTAAGAAAAATCTCATTCATTCTCAGCAAAATAGaactcaatatatacaattttgagGGTTAATCACCTACATAAAAATAGACACACTATCTAACCCACTAATCTGAAACTAAATAAACAGATAAAGACCAAAACTCAATCCATTATTGACCATAACTACCACATAAGAATAACCAAAAAAACAACCAACAAATGaaggataaaataataaacacaacCCATCGGATGAAACCTAAGAAAAACCTtatttccaacactccccctcaagatggtgAATAGATATCCTTCATTCCCAATTTGCttgttttcctttgaaaaacTGCACCCAGAAGATCTTTAGTAAATATGCAAGTTGATTTCCTGTAAACACAAATGGTGTACAAATTATACCACTTTCAAggttttcttttataaaatacatGTCAACTTCCACATGTTTAATGCAATCATGTTGCACCAGATTGTGTGCAATAGTAATAACTaacttattatcacaatatagcTTCGTAGGAGCCTTCCACCGGACTTTCAAGTCCTCTACAATTATTTTTACCCATAATAACTCACAAATCCCAAAGGCCATGACCCAAATTTAGCCTTTGCACCAGATCTTATTATAACACTTTGCTTATTACTTCTCCAAGTCATAATATTTCTCCCTAAGAGTGCAGTACCCGGATGTTGATCCACTGTCAATCACTGACCCTGCATAGTCAACATTTGTATAGGCTTCAAGAGTTATTTCTTGCCATcttttgaacaaaattccctTACCTGGTGTACCCTTTTAGTAATGCAAATTTTGATGCACTACTTTCAGGTGTACCTCCTTAGGATCGTGCATGAATTGATTAACAACTTCCACAGCATATGCTATGTCTAGACTAGTATGTGACAGATAGATGAGCCTCCCAACTAATCTTTGGTAGATGTTCTTGTCTGTTGTTGCATTTTCTAGGATGTCACCAAGTCAATGATTAAGCTCAATAGGGGTTTTAGTAAGCCTACATCCTAGCATACCTGTATCTGTTAACAAATTAAGAATATACTTCTgttatgatatgaaaattatttcttaGGAATGAGCCACTTCGATACCCAATAAATACTTCAATTTGCCTAactctttaatttcaaactcttttaTCAAACATTTATTTAGACTTTCAATTCCTTCTAGGTCATATAATGTCATTATAATGTCATCTATATAGACTAATAAAACAACAACCTTTATGGATATAGAATGTCTCACAAACAAAGTGTGATCACATTGACTTTGTTCGTATCCCAAACTTAGCATGGTTTTGGTAAATCTTCCAAACCATGCTTTTGGAGACTGCTTCAAACCATACAAGGCTTTATTCATTTTGCATACCACATCCTTTCCTGCTTTTGAACATAATATTGGTGACACTTCCATATAGATTTATTTCTCAAGATCTCCTTGTAAAAAGACAttttttcacatcaaattgtTGCAATTTCCAATTAAGGTTAGCTGCTATATAATCTACGCCATAGGTTtgggtgtaataccccaagagcctagagaatggtagtatatatcgaggataagtaaggaatgaaataacaccagctggataccttttgggctaaatgtagataaaaaactctcgggttaagcgtgtttgaactagggtagctcaaggatgggtgacccctgggaagttctcGTAAGCTCATCAGAGTAAGTTGATTCGGTCCTTTCTATGGCTtaatacgggatgttacaggtggtatcagagccgaccatTTGAGAATGCGGTCCAATGAGGGCGAGGAGTGGCACCGGGGCGTGAAGGCCTAAATAAGGGATGGCTCCTGtcaggcttctaggatgacagcccCTAAAGGGAAGAAGATTTGGGACCAGttataaggtcacatgacgaggacgtcatgtgctcaatgGGGGAGAGTGTAATACCCTCGAGAGCCCAAGGCCAAGTCCAAGAAAGGAGTCTAGAAAAGCTAGTGTACATATCGatgatagtaaggaaggaaacaacaccagttggatacccttttaggctgaatatggataaagaactcccggattaagcgtgcttgaggtagggtagctcaaggatgggtggcccctggaagttcgcgtaggcccattagggtaagttaaTCCGGTCTTTCttatcactcgatgcgggatgttacattagGTATAATCCTTAGCAACCAATATTACTTTCTATCTTTCTAATTACCCATTTCAGTTATATTTAACTATGAATATCCACCTACATCCCATGtcctattttttttcaagtGTCTGCATCTCTACCCTCATAGCATTCCTTCAATTCTCACTTCTTAATGCCTCATATATTGTTTTTGGTATATGAATGCAGTTTATGTTGGTAAGAAAAGCAACTTTGTGACTAAGGGATAGATTTTTGTAGGACATGAATACATATGGAGGATGCTTTGTGCAAGCTATAGTTCCTTGACGATTACTGATAGGAAGTTCATTGTCACTTGAGTTAGATGGGTCAACAATAGGTTCAATCTCATTAAGAGAGGTAGAAGAAGTGATTGCCTCATTATGATCAATGTCAGGACTAGGTGTTGATTCAGATGCTTGAATAGGTGTCGGATGAGCAACtagtctctttcttcttgagtaTACCTAAAGTGGACAGTGTATAGGTTCTTGGATTGGACCAT
It contains:
- the LOC127797370 gene encoding protein BCCIP homolog isoform X4 — translated: MPVLQFLQPSLQLWTSEQFSWFRTSHFCSLSRTLNSVHAFKLPQIPKMLPKSRPRQVFKPHPSIFSPFCRSIARLASAYKVKRQIQNRKFHQKSSPSSSGGKVNHKVGMDKREPYGSSDEEEFEGTIQADFAFFDPKSDDFHGVKGLLMTYLDHREWDISGFADLILSQTTVGTIVKTEEEDTPYSVVTALNLGRYKDHKCIKELTDFLLKVCKDKDILGNLRSFFKEQMQSVGLLVSQRVVNLPPQLLPPLYDALFDEISWATEDERTEELRRSFCLKHYLLLTRIYEHMNGGKKNAAKGSSKEATIFIKAEDEIFYQFLVL